A portion of the Avibacterium sp. 20-132 genome contains these proteins:
- a CDS encoding N-acetylneuraminate epimerase produces the protein MKKTALHSALFAAIAMTAFATQASQYPDLPVGIKSGTGALIGDTVYVGLGTGGDKFYSLNLKEKNAKWQELPAFPGGKRNQPVSAGVEGKLYVFGGFQDTDVAKNQVINDAYRYDPETNSWTKLQTRSPRSAVGASVAETNGKIYFVGGINQEIWNGLFQDIAAAGGDKDKEKAIFDPYFNLRVQDFFFSPEIVSYEPATNTWRNEGIFPYSGRAGAAVAIKDNKLLVVNGEVKAGLRTQTTELGTIGKNGVTWKKLGDLPTPKGQKQQEGIAGAMGGYSYGNYIVTGGANFPGARANYQNGINDAHRTGGLKKTWHSDVYALNAKKGTWKIIGNLPEPIGYGVSVSYDNKVLLIGGEGQGGKALTSVQTMSYDGKKLVVE, from the coding sequence ATGAAAAAAACAGCATTACACAGTGCATTATTTGCAGCAATTGCAATGACAGCTTTTGCTACACAAGCAAGCCAATATCCTGATTTGCCAGTCGGGATTAAAAGTGGAACAGGGGCATTAATTGGCGATACCGTTTATGTTGGTTTAGGAACAGGGGGAGATAAATTTTATTCTCTTAACCTAAAAGAGAAAAATGCTAAATGGCAAGAATTACCTGCTTTCCCCGGTGGAAAACGTAATCAACCCGTTTCTGCGGGCGTAGAGGGCAAGCTCTATGTATTTGGCGGTTTTCAAGATACGGATGTAGCAAAAAATCAAGTGATTAATGATGCTTATCGCTATGATCCAGAAACAAACTCGTGGACAAAATTGCAAACCCGTTCCCCACGCTCTGCAGTAGGGGCAAGTGTTGCTGAAACTAACGGTAAAATTTATTTTGTCGGCGGCATTAACCAAGAAATTTGGAATGGGCTTTTCCAAGATATTGCTGCCGCAGGTGGCGATAAAGACAAAGAAAAAGCCATTTTTGATCCTTATTTCAATTTACGCGTACAAGATTTCTTCTTCTCACCAGAAATTGTCAGCTATGAGCCAGCTACTAACACGTGGCGTAATGAAGGCATTTTCCCCTACTCAGGACGAGCAGGAGCTGCGGTGGCAATTAAGGATAACAAACTTCTTGTTGTAAACGGAGAAGTAAAAGCAGGATTGCGAACCCAAACCACGGAGCTTGGTACGATCGGTAAAAATGGAGTGACTTGGAAAAAATTGGGTGATTTACCAACACCGAAAGGGCAAAAACAACAAGAAGGGATTGCGGGCGCAATGGGGGGCTACAGTTACGGTAACTATATTGTAACAGGTGGGGCAAACTTCCCGGGCGCACGTGCAAATTATCAAAATGGTATCAACGATGCACACCGCACTGGTGGGTTGAAAAAAACGTGGCATAGTGATGTTTATGCACTCAATGCCAAAAAAGGGACTTGGAAAATCATTGGTAACTTGCCAGAACCAATTGGTTATGGCGTGAGTGTAAGCTATGACAACAAAGTGCTATTAATCGGTGGTGAAGGTCAAGGAGGAAAAGCCCTCACCTCAGTTCAAACAATGAGTTATGATGGAAAAAAACTGGTTGTTGAATAA
- the argC gene encoding N-acetyl-gamma-glutamyl-phosphate reductase has protein sequence MQKAIIIGASGYTGAELARILTLHPAFQLNGLYVSAQSQDAHKAISDIYPQLKHIVDLPLQPLGENLTALAQENDLVFLATAHEVSHDLAPIFLQNQCKVFDLSGAFRVNNAEFYPQYYGFEHRHPELLEKAVYGLAEWNDRAIAQTDLVAVAGCYPTVSQLSLKPLIENNLLDLNQLPIINAVSGVSGAGRKASLTNSFCEVSLNAYGVFNHRHQPEIATHLGTNVIFTPHLGNFKRGILATITAKLNANVTDAQIHDAYQQYYANRPLVRVYKQGLPSIKSVEFTPYCDIGFATQNGYIIIVGAEDNLLKGAAAQAVQCANIRYGLTETLGLI, from the coding sequence ATGCAAAAAGCCATCATTATTGGTGCAAGTGGCTACACTGGGGCTGAACTGGCTCGTATTTTAACGTTGCACCCCGCATTTCAACTTAATGGATTATATGTTTCTGCGCAAAGCCAAGATGCACATAAAGCCATTTCCGATATTTATCCACAGCTTAAGCATATTGTGGATTTACCGTTACAACCTTTGGGGGAAAATTTAACCGCACTTGCCCAAGAAAATGATCTGGTATTTTTAGCCACCGCACACGAAGTGAGCCACGATCTTGCGCCAATTTTCTTGCAAAATCAATGTAAAGTCTTTGATTTATCCGGCGCATTTCGCGTAAACAACGCAGAATTTTATCCACAATATTATGGCTTTGAACATCGCCATCCTGAATTATTAGAAAAAGCGGTTTATGGGTTAGCGGAATGGAATGATCGCGCCATTGCACAAACCGATTTAGTGGCGGTGGCAGGTTGTTATCCAACGGTTTCACAACTGAGCTTAAAACCGTTGATTGAAAATAATTTATTAGATCTCAATCAATTGCCAATTATCAATGCGGTGAGTGGGGTAAGCGGAGCGGGGCGTAAAGCTTCACTGACGAACAGTTTTTGTGAGGTGAGCTTAAATGCTTATGGCGTATTTAACCATCGGCATCAGCCTGAAATTGCCACGCATTTAGGCACAAATGTCATTTTTACGCCACATCTCGGCAATTTTAAACGCGGTATTTTGGCGACAATCACCGCAAAATTAAACGCAAATGTAACAGACGCTCAAATTCACGACGCTTATCAGCAATATTATGCGAATCGACCACTGGTGCGTGTTTATAAACAAGGATTACCAAGTATTAAGTCCGTAGAATTTACGCCTTATTGTGATATTGGATTTGCCACTCAAAACGGTTATATCATCATTGTTGGCGCAGAAGATAACTTACTCAAAGGTGCAGCAGCACAAGCGGTACAATGTGCTAATATTCGTTATGGTTTAACAGAAACCTTAGGCTTGATTTAG
- the argB gene encoding acetylglutamate kinase yields the protein MKPLVIKLGGVLLDTPQAMENLFTALANYQQNFARPLLIVHGGGCIVDELMQRLGLPVKKKNGLRVTPSDQIEIIVGALAGIANKTLLAQATKFNLNPVGLCLADGQLTSAKQIDVELGHVANVFPNNPQLLHTLLSEAFLPIISSIAVDAQGRLMNVNADQAATAIAALMGGDLVMLSDVDGVLDANKQRLPQLNSEQIQQLIQQGVITDGMIVKVNAALEAAKILNTGVDIANWKYPEKLTALFAGEIIGTRILP from the coding sequence ATGAAACCTTTAGTGATTAAATTAGGTGGTGTGCTGTTAGATACGCCACAAGCAATGGAAAATTTATTCACCGCATTAGCAAATTATCAGCAAAATTTTGCTCGTCCTCTGCTTATTGTACACGGTGGTGGTTGTATCGTTGATGAATTAATGCAACGTCTTGGGTTGCCAGTCAAGAAGAAAAATGGGTTAAGGGTTACCCCTTCTGATCAAATTGAAATTATTGTAGGCGCACTGGCGGGGATTGCAAATAAAACATTGTTGGCGCAAGCGACGAAATTTAATCTTAATCCTGTTGGGCTTTGTTTAGCGGATGGGCAATTAACAAGCGCGAAACAAATTGATGTTGAATTAGGACACGTTGCGAACGTATTTCCCAATAATCCGCAACTATTACATACATTATTAAGCGAGGCATTTTTGCCTATTATTAGTTCTATTGCGGTAGATGCGCAAGGGCGTTTAATGAACGTGAATGCGGATCAAGCAGCAACGGCGATTGCGGCATTAATGGGGGGCGATCTGGTGATGCTTTCTGATGTGGATGGGGTTTTAGATGCCAATAAACAACGCCTACCACAGCTTAATAGCGAGCAAATTCAACAGCTTATTCAGCAAGGTGTGATTACAGACGGAATGATCGTTAAGGTCAATGCCGCATTGGAGGCAGCAAAAATACTTAACACGGGAGTGGATATTGCCAACTGGAAATATCCAGAAAAATTGACCGCACTTTTTGCAGGTGAGATAATCGGCACCAGAATTTTACCTTAA
- the argH gene encoding argininosuccinate lyase, translated as MALWGGRFTQAADKRFKDFNDSLRFDYRLAEQDIEGSIGWSKALVSVGVLSQQEQQQLEQALNALLIEVRSNLQGILQDDAEDIHSWVESKLINKVGNLGKKLHTGRSRNDQVALDIKMWCKQRVTELQYSIRALQTKLVDTAENNQHAVMPGYTHLQRAQPITFAHWCMAYVEMLERDYSRLSDAYQRMNTCPLGSGALAGTAYAIDREKLAQDLGFASATRNSLDSVSDRDHIIELLSTASLSMAHLSRFAEDMIIFNSGEADFVELSDRVTSGSSLMPQKKNPDACELIRGKAGRVMGALTGMLMTLKGLPLAYNKDMQEDKEGIFDALDTWQDCLDMATFVLDDIKVNVERTREAALKGYSNATELADYLVAKGVPFRDSHHIVGETVVYAISVHKGLEDLSLAEFRQFSDVISDDVYDILSLQSCLDKRCAKGGVSPLRVAEAIAEAKARLK; from the coding sequence ATGGCACTTTGGGGTGGACGTTTTACACAAGCCGCGGATAAACGTTTTAAAGATTTTAATGATTCATTACGTTTTGACTATCGCCTTGCCGAACAAGATATTGAAGGTTCAATTGGTTGGTCAAAAGCCTTGGTCAGTGTTGGCGTATTAAGCCAGCAAGAGCAACAACAATTAGAACAAGCATTAAATGCGCTTTTAATTGAAGTGCGGTCAAATTTACAGGGTATTTTGCAAGATGATGCGGAAGATATCCACAGTTGGGTAGAAAGTAAGCTGATCAATAAAGTTGGGAATTTAGGTAAAAAATTACACACTGGGCGTAGCCGTAATGATCAAGTGGCATTAGATATAAAAATGTGGTGTAAGCAACGTGTTACGGAGCTGCAATATTCTATTCGTGCCTTGCAAACTAAATTAGTGGATACCGCAGAAAACAATCAACACGCAGTAATGCCGGGTTATACCCATTTACAACGCGCTCAACCGATTACCTTTGCACATTGGTGTATGGCTTATGTGGAAATGTTAGAACGTGATTATTCTCGCTTATCTGATGCTTACCAACGAATGAATACTTGCCCACTTGGTAGTGGCGCATTGGCGGGAACAGCCTATGCCATAGATCGTGAAAAATTAGCACAGGATCTTGGCTTTGCAAGTGCCACTCGTAACAGCCTAGACAGTGTGTCTGATCGTGATCATATTATCGAATTGCTTTCGACTGCTTCGTTAAGCATGGCGCATCTTTCTCGTTTTGCCGAAGATATGATTATCTTCAATAGCGGTGAAGCAGATTTTGTTGAACTTTCTGATCGCGTTACTTCAGGTTCCTCATTAATGCCACAAAAGAAAAACCCCGATGCCTGTGAATTAATCCGTGGAAAAGCAGGGCGCGTGATGGGCGCTTTAACAGGAATGTTAATGACCCTAAAAGGCTTACCGCTTGCCTATAACAAAGATATGCAAGAAGACAAAGAAGGCATTTTTGATGCGTTAGATACTTGGCAAGATTGCTTAGATATGGCGACCTTTGTATTAGATGACATTAAAGTCAATGTTGAACGTACACGTGAGGCGGCATTGAAAGGGTATTCTAATGCCACGGAATTAGCGGATTATCTGGTTGCTAAAGGCGTACCATTCCGTGATTCTCACCATATTGTTGGAGAAACTGTGGTTTATGCAATTAGTGTTCACAAAGGTTTAGAAGATCTGAGCTTAGCAGAGTTCCGTCAATTCAGCGATGTGATCAGTGATGATGTGTATGACATCCTCTCGTTACAATCTTGCCTTGATAAACGTTGTGCTAAAGGCGGGGTATCCCCATTGCGTGTTGCCGAAGCCATTGCAGAGGCAAAAGCGCGGTTGAAATAA
- the msrP gene encoding protein-methionine-sulfoxide reductase catalytic subunit MsrP, producing MKKQILTENDVTPEDVFLNRRKFLIGVGAVSGNMILPNTSIANPVIDRRKPLNAIKDTPNTLPLTPENKVIGYNNFYEFGVDKGSPAQYAKNFKTDPWKVEITGEVQTPLTLDLDDLYHRYPLQERIYRFRCVEAWAMVIPWIGFELKALLNDVNPTSNAKYVIFETLYDPEQMPGQKNYFFGGGIEYPYIEGLTIAEAMHPLTLLSVGLYGKTLSPQSGAPIRLVVPWKYGFKSIKSIVKIRLSATRPLTTWNKLAPQEYGFYANVNPNVPHPRWSQASERIIGRGGLFDNKRQPTLLFNGYDEVASLYNGLDLKVNY from the coding sequence ATGAAAAAGCAGATATTAACTGAAAACGATGTAACGCCAGAAGATGTATTTTTAAACCGCAGAAAATTCTTGATTGGCGTTGGTGCAGTAAGTGGGAATATGATACTCCCAAATACAAGTATTGCTAACCCTGTAATAGATAGACGAAAGCCTCTTAATGCGATTAAAGATACACCGAATACATTACCATTGACGCCAGAAAATAAAGTCATCGGTTATAACAACTTCTATGAATTTGGTGTTGATAAAGGCTCCCCTGCGCAATACGCGAAAAATTTTAAAACGGATCCTTGGAAAGTTGAAATTACGGGTGAGGTACAAACTCCATTAACTTTAGATTTGGATGATCTTTATCATCGTTATCCACTACAAGAACGCATTTATCGATTTCGTTGTGTTGAAGCCTGGGCAATGGTGATTCCTTGGATAGGCTTTGAATTAAAAGCCTTACTTAATGATGTCAATCCCACCAGTAATGCCAAGTATGTTATATTTGAAACCCTATATGATCCTGAACAAATGCCGGGACAAAAAAATTATTTTTTCGGGGGAGGAATTGAATATCCTTATATTGAAGGATTAACCATCGCAGAAGCGATGCACCCTCTAACTTTACTTTCCGTTGGATTATATGGAAAAACGCTTTCTCCCCAAAGTGGTGCGCCAATTCGCCTTGTTGTGCCGTGGAAATACGGCTTTAAGAGTATAAAATCCATTGTAAAAATTCGTCTCAGTGCCACGCGTCCGCTAACAACTTGGAACAAGCTTGCTCCTCAAGAATATGGTTTTTATGCGAATGTTAATCCAAATGTCCCTCATCCCCGTTGGTCACAAGCGAGTGAACGCATTATCGGTCGTGGTGGATTATTTGATAATAAGCGCCAACCTACTTTACTGTTTAATGGCTATGATGAAGTCGCTTCACTTTATAATGGGTTAGATTTAAAGGTGAATTACTAA
- a CDS encoding sulfite oxidase heme-binding subunit YedZ, translating into MKQIHLIAHLCASSPLLWLVYELGINNGESFGADPTKELIHFLGWISLSLFLALFLFRLIIQLLGRKSLSPIHKIIGLWAIGWAFLHILAYLYLELGFNMELFLSEILTHPYLWVGVTALLLFCVSTTVMLPALRQYLKQKTFILHQFNYLALGCASIHYYWSTKSYNLNAIIYLLFAFSIVAYFLYQRRPLITMREKNRTGKN; encoded by the coding sequence ATGAAGCAAATCCATCTTATCGCTCACCTTTGTGCCTCTTCTCCCCTACTATGGTTGGTTTATGAGTTAGGTATCAATAATGGTGAATCTTTTGGCGCAGATCCTACTAAAGAGCTTATTCATTTTCTTGGCTGGATTTCATTAAGTTTATTTCTAGCATTATTTCTTTTCCGTCTTATCATTCAATTATTAGGGAGAAAATCACTTTCTCCCATACATAAAATAATCGGTTTATGGGCTATTGGGTGGGCATTTTTGCATATTCTTGCCTATTTATACCTAGAATTAGGTTTCAATATGGAATTATTCCTCAGCGAGATCCTCACTCATCCTTATTTATGGGTTGGCGTCACTGCGCTTTTATTATTCTGCGTTAGTACTACTGTGATGCTACCTGCACTTCGTCAATACTTAAAACAAAAAACGTTTATCCTTCACCAGTTTAATTATCTTGCATTAGGGTGTGCATCAATCCATTATTACTGGTCAACGAAAAGCTATAACCTCAATGCCATCATTTACTTACTCTTTGCTTTCTCTATTGTGGCTTATTTTCTCTATCAACGAAGACCACTAATAACTATGAGAGAAAAAAATAGGACTGGGAAGAATTAA
- the ispD gene encoding 2-C-methyl-D-erythritol 4-phosphate cytidylyltransferase, translating to MKSLPREIIAVVPAAGIGSRMQADKPKQYLTIQGKTILEHTLDVLIHYPAINHIIVAVTPSDPYLAEIDLLNHSKIQLVEGGKTRAESVLNGLQHIESKANTWVMVHDAARPCLTHQDLDKLLQINDNNGAILAIPAVDTIKRTNSTLQIQQTEDRSQLWLAQTPQFFPAQTLKHGLQQALANHLSITDEASAMELMGFQPHLVAGRSDNLKITRPEDLALAEFYLSRRKPIS from the coding sequence ATGAAATCATTACCACGTGAAATTATCGCTGTTGTCCCTGCTGCAGGGATCGGCAGCCGTATGCAGGCAGATAAACCAAAGCAATATTTAACCATTCAGGGAAAAACGATTCTCGAACATACGCTTGATGTATTAATTCACTACCCTGCAATTAACCACATTATTGTTGCGGTAACCCCAAGTGATCCGTATTTAGCGGAAATTGATTTACTCAATCATTCAAAGATTCAGCTTGTTGAGGGAGGAAAAACACGCGCAGAGTCGGTACTAAATGGCTTGCAGCACATTGAAAGCAAAGCAAACACTTGGGTTATGGTACACGATGCGGCACGTCCTTGTCTTACTCATCAAGATCTGGATAAATTATTACAAATCAATGATAACAATGGGGCAATTTTAGCGATTCCTGCCGTGGATACGATCAAACGCACAAATTCAACCTTACAAATTCAACAAACGGAAGATCGCTCACAACTTTGGCTTGCGCAAACGCCCCAATTTTTTCCTGCTCAAACACTCAAACACGGCTTGCAACAAGCCTTAGCCAATCATCTCTCTATTACTGATGAAGCCTCTGCGATGGAATTGATGGGCTTTCAGCCTCATCTTGTAGCAGGCAGAAGTGATAATCTCAAAATCACTCGCCCTGAAGATTTGGCACTGGCGGAATTTTATTTAAGCAGAAGAAAACCCATTTCTTAA
- a CDS encoding sialic acid TRAP transporter substrate-binding protein SiaP encodes MKLNKLALATLCLGLSTSVFAADYNLKFGMVAGTSSNEYKAVEFFAKEVKDKSQGKIEVAIFPSAQLGDDRVMLKQLKDGALDFTLAESARFQIFYPEAEVFALPYMLKNFDVAKKAVLETNFGKNLFAKINKELGVSVLSIGYNGTRQTTSNRPINSIADMKGLKLRVPNAATNLAFAKYVGATPTPMAFSEVYLALQTNAVDGQENPLPTIQAQKFYEVQKYLALTNHILNDQLYVISNETLDELPDDLKAVVKEAALKAADYHTKLFVDGENDLIAFFKEKGVTVTQPDLAPFKAALQPYYDEYLKKNGEVGKQAVKEISELAK; translated from the coding sequence ATGAAATTAAATAAACTTGCTCTTGCTACATTATGTTTAGGTCTATCTACTTCGGTGTTTGCCGCAGACTATAACCTAAAATTTGGTATGGTTGCTGGTACAAGCTCCAATGAATACAAAGCGGTTGAGTTCTTTGCGAAAGAAGTAAAAGACAAATCTCAAGGTAAAATTGAAGTAGCAATTTTCCCAAGCGCTCAACTTGGTGATGACCGTGTAATGCTTAAGCAACTTAAAGATGGTGCATTAGACTTCACGCTCGCAGAATCTGCACGTTTCCAAATTTTCTACCCAGAAGCAGAGGTATTCGCACTGCCTTATATGTTGAAAAACTTTGATGTGGCGAAAAAAGCGGTGTTAGAAACCAACTTTGGTAAAAACTTATTCGCTAAAATTAATAAAGAATTAGGCGTAAGTGTACTTTCTATCGGTTATAACGGTACGCGTCAAACCACGTCAAACCGCCCAATTAATAGCATTGCAGATATGAAAGGCTTAAAACTGCGCGTGCCAAATGCCGCAACAAACCTTGCTTTCGCTAAATATGTCGGTGCAACGCCAACACCAATGGCGTTCTCTGAGGTGTATCTTGCACTACAAACTAATGCGGTAGATGGGCAAGAAAACCCATTACCAACCATTCAAGCGCAAAAATTCTATGAAGTACAAAAATACTTAGCATTAACTAACCACATTTTAAACGATCAACTTTACGTTATCAGTAATGAAACCCTTGATGAATTACCTGATGATTTAAAAGCGGTAGTAAAAGAAGCCGCACTTAAAGCAGCCGATTATCACACTAAATTATTTGTGGACGGTGAAAATGACTTAATTGCTTTCTTTAAAGAAAAAGGCGTAACGGTCACACAACCCGATCTTGCCCCCTTCAAAGCGGCATTACAACCGTACTATGATGAATATTTGAAAAAGAATGGTGAAGTTGGAAAACAAGCTGTAAAAGAAATCTCTGAGTTAGCTAAATAA
- the ftsB gene encoding cell division protein FtsB codes for MRLLIFILAGFALLFQYDFWFGKNGYVDYKNTEKEIALRQQENEKLSQRNQAIAAEIKDLKEGVDAIEERARLQHEMVKHNETFYRIVKEHK; via the coding sequence ATGCGTTTATTAATTTTTATTTTGGCGGGGTTTGCCTTACTTTTTCAATATGATTTTTGGTTTGGAAAAAACGGCTATGTAGATTATAAAAATACAGAAAAAGAAATTGCCTTGCGCCAACAAGAAAATGAAAAACTATCCCAACGTAATCAAGCGATTGCGGCTGAAATTAAAGATCTCAAAGAAGGCGTGGATGCCATTGAAGAGCGTGCCAGATTACAACACGAGATGGTAAAACATAACGAAACCTTTTATCGTATAGTAAAAGAGCATAAATGA
- the argE gene encoding acetylornithine deacetylase — protein MKKLPTFLEMYSQLIALPTISSVEAEFDQSNKTLIELLATWLNELGFKTNIIPVQGSREKFNLLATYGEGEGGLLLAGHTDTVPFDEGRWHFDPFKLTEKDGKFYGLGTADMKGFFAFVLETLRHIDLSKLNKPLRILATADEETTLLGARTFSQHSHIRPDCAIIGEPTSLKPVRAHKGHIGQAVRITGKTGHSSDPDKGINAIELMHEATGYLMEIRNELKEKYHHSAFAIPYPTMNFGAIHGGDAVNRICACCELHFDIRPLPQMRLEDLNEMLQEKLRPMFEKWGDLISLRALHEPTPGYECEHSAQIVQVVEKLLGEKCEAVNYCTEAPFIQQLCPTLVLGPGSIEQAHQPDEYLCAEFIKPTNELLSKLIKHFC, from the coding sequence ATGAAAAAATTGCCTACTTTTCTTGAAATGTATTCTCAGCTTATTGCCTTGCCTACCATCAGTAGCGTAGAAGCAGAATTTGACCAATCAAATAAAACGTTAATTGAACTTCTTGCCACTTGGCTTAATGAGTTAGGTTTTAAAACGAACATTATCCCCGTGCAGGGCAGCCGAGAAAAATTCAATTTACTAGCCACTTATGGCGAAGGAGAAGGGGGACTGCTCCTTGCAGGACATACAGATACCGTACCTTTCGATGAAGGACGCTGGCATTTTGATCCTTTCAAACTCACCGAAAAAGACGGTAAATTTTACGGCTTAGGCACAGCAGATATGAAAGGGTTCTTCGCGTTCGTATTAGAAACCTTACGCCATATTGATCTCTCTAAACTAAACAAACCATTACGCATTCTCGCCACCGCCGATGAAGAAACTACCCTACTTGGGGCAAGAACGTTCAGCCAACACAGCCATATCCGCCCAGATTGTGCGATTATTGGCGAACCAACATCATTAAAACCCGTTCGCGCGCACAAAGGACATATTGGGCAAGCAGTAAGAATTACAGGTAAAACAGGGCATTCGAGCGATCCAGATAAGGGCATTAACGCCATTGAATTAATGCACGAAGCAACAGGCTATTTAATGGAGATACGTAACGAGTTAAAGGAAAAATATCATCATTCCGCCTTTGCCATTCCTTATCCGACAATGAATTTTGGTGCAATCCACGGGGGGGATGCAGTAAATCGTATTTGTGCATGCTGCGAATTGCATTTCGACATCCGCCCCTTACCACAAATGCGTCTAGAAGATCTCAATGAAATGTTACAAGAAAAACTTCGCCCAATGTTTGAAAAATGGGGCGATCTGATTTCACTCCGCGCCTTGCATGAACCCACCCCGGGTTATGAATGCGAACACAGCGCCCAAATTGTCCAAGTGGTGGAAAAATTACTTGGCGAAAAATGCGAAGCGGTGAACTACTGCACCGAAGCCCCTTTTATTCAACAACTCTGCCCAACCTTGGTGCTTGGACCGGGTTCAATCGAACAAGCCCACCAGCCAGATGAATACCTATGTGCAGAATTTATTAAACCAACGAATGAATTATTGAGTAAGTTGATTAAGCATTTTTGTTAA